The region TTCCTTGAGGACTTCCGTGTCGTGACGCCGCTGGATTGGAAAAGGGCCCGTCAGGACATCCGGCAGCGCAAGCTCGCAGAGCTGAAAGAGGAGGCGCCCTTTGCGTACAAGGAGATCGGTCCGGTCATCGAGACCCTGAACGAGGCCGGGATGGCGCGGTCCGTGGCTGAACTCCGTCCCCTCCTGACCGTCAAGGGCTGACCGGACGTGTGTGCGTTTGCCCCGGTGCACGCCAGCTTCAGTGTGAGGAGCCGTCTGTGGGGCACCAGGGCGTAGCGGCCCTGAGGGCCCACCCTGGCGCCAACAGCCTTCGCGGTCCCCTGCTGGCCTGCTGCTGCACCCTGCCTGACCGTTTGCCGGCCGTGCGCCGGGCGGCGCAGCGGCGGGCGCTGCCGGCGGCCCGGCTGGATCTCGAGGCGAACATGGACGGCGCGTCTACCGCGGCTGGCTGCTGCCTCCTGACGTCCCCGGGTCGCTCTGCCAGGCCCTGGAGGAGCGGGGCTGGACGCTGTGGCTCGCCGGGGCCAGGCCCGAAGAGGGTATTGATCTGAGTAAGTCCGGAGCAGTTTTGTGGAGCAGTTCGCTTGATGCTCCCGCTGGCATGCAGGCGCGTGAACGGCAGGCGCTTGACCCGCCATCGGTGCATCAAGGGGGCTGAGCAGTAGGCTATTTCACCTAACCTCCGAATTCGCGCCGGTCGTGCCCTTGCTGACACCATGCCCGGGTGACCCCAGATCTCGACATCCGACCCTTCCAACTGCACGATGCGGACGTCGTGGCCCAGCTCCATACCGCAAGCGTCCTCGGGCAGTGGACCTACCGTCCGGAGCACTTCCGTGAGAGCACCGATCCAGCGCGCCGGCGCCTGGTCGCCCTGAGAGACAAGGACGTCGTTGCCACGGCGTCACTCGCGCCTTTTGGCGATAGTGCCCCCGACGCCCTCCGCCTGGATCTTGCGGGAGACCCGCAGGCATTCACTCCGCTTTACCTCGCTCTGCTGGCCGTGTGTCCTGTGGGCTACCCACAGTTGCTAGGGGTGACGCGTGAGGACTTCACCGACCTGACCTTCTTCTAGAGGGCCGGATTCCGCAACGCATGGCAGTCCTGGGGCGCGCACCTGGACCTGAGCACCTGGGATTTCGAACGGTTCCGGCCGCTGGAGAAGCGGCTATTCATCCAGGGCTATGAGGTGGAGCAGTGGCAGAACGAGGCCCCAGAGGCGTCGTGGCAGGCTCTGCATGCACTTCACCAGTTGGGTGAGCAGGACGTGCCGCGCAACCCGACCACGTCATCTACTCCGCTGGATCTGCAGGCGTTCCGCGAGGTGGTCAGGCGCGAGGAGGTGGTCTTTGTCGTCCGGCGTGGAGAGGCGCTGGTGGCGCTGACCCGGCTCACACTCCCTCGTGGCAAGGGGCTCCAGGAGGCAGGGGCGGTGTCGAATGACCTGACGACGACGCACGCTGCGCACCGGGCGAGGGGGTTGGCGACCCTGGTGAAGGCACACGCGCTCAGGTGGGCGCAGCACGAAGGGTATGTGCGGGCGGGTACGGGGGGAACGGTGCTCAACCTGCCGATGCTGCGGGTGAACACCAGGTTGGGGTACCGGACGGAGCCGATGTGGGTGACCTGGGAGCGGCGTCTGGATTGAGCGTTAGGCATTGCGGTGTGCCTGCGGGAGCAATCAAGCGAGCCACCCTTCAAAAACGCTCCGGACTTACGCTCGGATCAGTCGCCGCGCTGCTGTGCGCACTGCACTCGCAACCTTCGGGGCTCCCCCAGTGATTGTCAGGGCGGATGTAAAGCGCCGCATGCACGAGGGGCTAAAGGCGTATTGCATCCCCAGCGCGTCCGACGTGGGGGCGGCGACGCAGGTGGTGGGGACTTTCCTGCCCTGCCAGGGTGAGGGCCTTCGGGGCATCGTGGTGCTGCGCGCGTTCGGGCCGTTCGCGGCGCTCACTACACAGTGCAGGAGTAGAAGGCTGCTGACCCGGAAGAACCGGCTGTTCTTCGTTGATCGATGGGTGGGCTCGACGGGGAGGAAGGCAACTTTGCGGACGCCGCGCTGCCACCTGAGCCTCCCTGAGGAGACCGGCCAGCAGGTTGACCGCCGGCTGTTCACAATGGCGATCGCTCAGCGTGAGGGCAGCGAGTGGCGGAGCGTGAATCTCGGTGACGACCAGGTGGCCGGACCGCCGGAGCGGGCCGAGGGGTCAGGCGCTTCGGTGACGCGCTCGCGGCTCGCCGGGCCGTGACTCCGGTTCTCCCCAGGGAGGCACAGCCCCTGAGGAGGACCGCGCGGGGTTGTGGCGGCGCTTCGGGTCAGCCAGGCGGACACCTGCTGAACGTGCAGGTCGACCGCAGCGATGTTCCACGCATCGTCCTCCCTCCGGTGATACCGACTTTTGCTGGGCAGGCATGCACGCCTGAGGGTGCCGTTCATGCCCGTGCGCTTCGTCAGCCCAGAGGGGCGGGCAATCACCAGCCGGACATTGGTGCGGGGGACAGGCACCGGTGCGGTCCCCGTCCGCGGATGCATTGCCGCCCGAGCGGCCTGTGGTCGTCGCGTCAACTGGGCATGGTCCTTGAAGAAGACCGGGAAACTGAGGTCGTCAAAGGGGTCATCCACGGAGGCGTGAGGAATGACGTGGCGCCGGGGGTGCTGCACACGGACAAGCGGTGGAGCGGTGGTGATCCCTCCCCACAGGCCACGACGCCTTCTGAGGAGGGTGAATGAGGAGGACGCTTCTCGCCCTCAATCTCGTTCACCTCTGCCCATTAACCCTGTACGCTGCCCAGCGGCACTCCTTATGCTCGGTGACGTGATTCACAAGACCCGCTCCCCCTCTTTCCCGACGGCCTACCTCCACTACCTGTTCAACCGCGCGGATCCGCAGGAGGAATGGCATTTCGAGCAGTCTGGCCTCCACGGGCGTGTCGTCAATGGCTGGCGCTCGGGCCTGTCGTTGTTTGTGGGCGAGGAGTGCCTCGCCTCGACGAACCGCATGGTGGCCGTGGGAGGCCCACCTCCCCTCCTCACGGCGGAGGTGACGGACGCCAACGGCCAGCGGCGCAAGATCGAGGTCTTTGCCCGGGCGATCTTCACCGTCAAAATCAGGATCGTCGTGGATGGTCGCCCGCTCCACCGGAGGTACGTGTAGGCAGCCATGCCCAACCCCTCCATAGCACGTGGGTGGAGTCGTTCCTGAACGTTTCGGTCATTCGGGGCAAGCCGTGACCGAGCCAAACCGCAGGTTGAATGCTGGCCCTGTACCCCCAACGGGTCCACGCGGGGCTTGAAACACCCTGTCAGACACGTTGGAACAATCCGCGTCTCCTGACGTTCCATCCACACGCAACCGCTGCTTGACCGCGCTCTTTCCAGCGCGCCGGAGGTTCAACCATGACGGTGGAGTGGAAAGACAAGCCAGGGATCGCGCTCCTTGTGGACGTGCCCCACAGGCTCAGTGCCCTCATCAGCCGGGACGGAGGGGCGCCCGGGGTGTCCGGGCGAGACGATGCTCAGGCCTCCTCTCGTTTTCAGGAGGCACTCGAACGTGCCACGCCTGTGGCGTCGCGCAAAGCACGTGGTTGGATCCTTTGGGCGCTGCGGACGGCAAAGCAGTTTAGCTACGACGAGAACCGCGCCGCCGCTCAGCTCTGGTATGCCCTGCTCAGAGGCGAACATCCTGAAGTGTGGCGACACCTCAGTGCCCGGACCGTGTGGTCGGGTGTGCTGGATGGACCCGCATTCGCAGCCCTTGCCGGGCCCATCGGGACCGCCCTTGAGACCATAACGCTCACTGAGGTGCTCGGCGTTCAGCCTGATCTTCGGCCATTCCAGGAGACCATTCAGGCGCTCGTCGCAGACCAGCCCAGTCCCGACCTGGCGGCCGTCCGGCTTCAAGCCTGGCTTCAGCCCCGCCACCAGGCGTTCCGGGACCATCACCTGGCGCTGTCCCTTCTGAAGGTCGCTACCGTGCATGAGGAAGCCCGCGTCTTTCTGGGCAATCCCAACGCGCTCCTGTACACCGCCATGCTGGATGTTCTGGAGAAGCACGAGGCTGAGGTCAGGACGCTCAGGCGGTACCTGAGCGGGGAGGGGCAGGTGCGGATCTGGACGCGCAAGACTCGCGCGCTTGAAGCGCTCCTCCCGTATCTGGCGAAATTGTTTGAGGGGCAGCGGACCTATACCGAAGCGGAGGTGACGCACGTGTTGCAGCCCTGGTTGGCGGCTGGCGACGTCGCAGAAGTCCGGCGCACCCTGATTGAGTACCGCTGGCTGGCGAGAACGCCCAATGGCGCCGCGTACTGGCGGGTGGACCGGGAGGCCCGTCCCGGTGCCAGCTGGTGACGTGTGTCGTGAGGAAGTGACGCGCTGAAATCACCTCGCGACCGGGCGTGCGCCCCGCGGTCCAGGCCATGGGCCCAAAGCTTGACTGCAAGGAAGTGTCCCGCCTTCCCCTGGTTGCCCTCCTGACTCCGTTTCAACGCATAACCTGAGAAACGGCGGGGTCATCAGGCTGTCGCCGGGGCGCGCGGTGCAGGTGTGCCGCTTGAACCCAGATACGGGCCGCCCACGCATGCACCCATGCCGGGCGCCTCTGCGGGTGTCCCTCAGCGCGCGCTTGAAGGGCCGCACCGGGCACGGCTCAAGACGTCGATGCCACATGCGTCCCCCGGTGTTCAAGAGCCGCTCTCCACCGATCGGGTCTGCGCCTGTGGTGCTCAGAGCAGACATTGAGCTTCAGAAACCGCTGCCGGCAGCTGAAGGGCGGCACAAGGTGAACCCCCAGACGCTGGGCCGGGGCCATCTGTTCAGCCTGGGAATGCATTTCGGTCGCACGGTCAATTTGGCTGCACGCCGGGGGCGTAGCGGCGGCTGACGCGGGTAACGGCGGCAGGGAACGGCAGGCGGGACGCCCACCCGGCAGGGGTCACTGACCGGGGTGTGCGGGTCAGGTCCGCCTGTTCACGGTGAAGGGACATGCAGTGAGTCCGGCGGACAGCGCGTCCCGGAGAGCCTCGTGGAGGAAGGCGCGGTGGTGCAGGCCACGAGCCTGACGGGCGCGTCCCTGTGAACGTGTCCGCCGAACACGACGTCCGCCGCCAGGCAGGTGGCGTGCGCTTACCCGCTGGCATGCGGCGGCGCTGCGGGCGGTTCAGCCGGGCGATCGCCACGGCTGCTCTGCACGCGTGCGGTCAGCGCCGCTCCGGGGTCCGGCTCTGTTCCATCCTCTCCCTCCACCGGTCCAGGACGGGGTGCGCGCACCGCCAGCAGCAGCAGGGCCAGGCCTGTGACCAGAACGGCGAGGCCACTGGCGGCCCGTGCGTTGCCGTACAGGGCCGCGTCCAGCACGGCCGCCTTGGCGCCTGCCGCGGCCCCGATGCCCACGCCCATGTCCCAGAGCGGGCGGGCGCCGCCGCGGCCGACGCCGCCCCAGCGCCACGCGCCGAGGGCGACCAGCACCCCGGTGCCCAGGGCGCCGAGGCTGCCCAGCGTCGCGAGGGGGCCGTCCAGACGGGCGGCGAGGGCAAGCGGGAACCAGGCCCACACGGTGAGTGAGGCCAGGGCCAGCCCAGCAGCGATCACGGGCGCCCGCAGGATCCGGGCAGGCATGACCGGCAGGGTGGCCAGTGCGGCGCGCTGGGTCCAGCGGACCCACAGGGAACGGCCGGTCGGGGTGTGCAGGAGCCCCCACACGCCCAGCACGCTCCACGCGGCGACCGGCAGCCAGGTCAGCGGACGTGTGGACCTCACCTCTGGCCGCCCCGCGTGGGCCGGCCAGAGGTGGTTGACCACCAGGTCGGTGGAGTCGGCGCTGACCAGCAGGGCGGCTGTGGCCAGCGCCAGGCTCGAGAGCAGGGGTCCGCGGCGCAGTCCGCTGAGGTGGGTGCCGGCAGCCATGACGGCCAGCGCGAGGGCGGCGCCGGACCCGGCGCTGGCCCCAGCGACGTCCGTCATGCTGATAAGGAGCAGCGTGGTGGCGGCCCAGGCGGCATGCTGGGCGAGGGGCGCCAGTGGCGGCAATGCCGCACGAAGCGGAGCGTCTGTTTCCCCTGGAGTGGGGCTCTGGGGTCCTGGCCCACCGACCGGTGCCGGGGAGGGGTCGGCACGGGAGGCGAGGAGGGCCAGGACGCTGCCGAGCAGCGCGGCCACGAGCAGGCCCGCGCCGGCAGGGTCGCCGGTCCGGCCGTCCGTCAGGCTGGTCACGGCGCTCGCGACTGCGCCGGCCGTGGCCGTGACCTGCAACCCCGCCCGCAGGGGCGTGAAGGCGGTGCCCGGGCCTGATGCGGCGGGCCCGGGCCTCCGGGACATGACCCACAGCAGCGCGCCCGGGAGCAGCGTGGCGGCCGCGGCCTCAAGCGGCCCAGCCACACTCATCAGCGCCGCGGCCGCGCCGGTGACCAGAGACAGCAGGGCCGCCTCGGCGCGCCACCCGGCGAGGCTGACCCGCAGGGCCAGCAGCCAGCCGCCCGTCAGGGCCGCGGCGGTCAGCCACGCCACGGGGCGGGTGGGCGCTTCGCCCGCCACGGCAACGCCCACCGCAGCGAGCAGGCTCAGGCCCGTGAGTCCCGCGCCGAGCCGGACCCAGGTGCGGCTGTGAGCAGCCAGGCCCACGCTGGCCAGCGCTGCGCCGAGCCCCGCGTACGCCAGCGGGCGGGTCCGGGCGCCCAGCACCCCGGTGAGGGCGGCGCCGACCAGGGCAGTGGTCCCGGCGGTCGCTGCGCCCGCGAGGGTGCCCGCCAGGGCGGCGCTCGCCGGCCGCCCCGCGCGCGTCGCCTGCCGCTGGGTTCGCCAGGCCAGGGCGGCCAGCAGGGCAGTGACCCCGGCCAGGCTCAGCGTGGCGGCCAGCGCCTGAGGCAGGCGCTCGTAGACCCCCGGCCCCAGCGCCGCGGTGGCGCTCACGGCCGGCGCGGCGGCGCACAGGGCCGCGGCGGTGCCGAGCTCCAGGTACGGGGGGCGCCCACCCCCCTCCCGCTGGGGGAGGCGCGGGGCGCGGCGCAGAAGGTTCGCCGCGGTCGCCAGGGCCAGAACGCTGCCGGCCGCCCACACCCAGGGCCCCCGCCGGCGAGGTGCAGGTCGCGAATCAGGGTGCCCGGTCCGGCGGCATGGCTGAGGGCCGCGAGCACGTGTCCGGCCGGGAGGGCGGCGGCCGCCAGGACAGTCAGGACGAGGCTGGCCTCGCGGGTGAGGCCGGCCGGTCCGCCGTCCTCGGCGCGGCGCCGGGCGGGCAGCAGGCCGATCAGGGGCGCAACGGCCAGCGCCGGGATCAGGCCGGCAAGTCCCATGGCCAGGGGTGACCAGACCCCCAGGTCGTCGGTGAGCATCCAGGTGGCCACGGCTGCCCCGGCCGTGGCCATCGCCGCGAGCAGCGGTTCGCCCGCCTGCACGCTGCGCTGGGCCATCACCGCGGACAACGCCAGCAGACCGGCCATCACGACGGCCGGTCCGGCGTCCCCGAGCGGCTGGGCGAGGCCGCCCAGGCCCAGGGCGGCGGCGGCGTACGCGAGGCCCCGCAGGGCGCCGGCGACAGGTTGCGGCACCCCACGCGCGGTCAGCCACAGCAGTGCAGCGAACCCGTACACCGCCGCCAGCGTCGTCCAGCCGGGCAGGCCGAGCGCCCGGAGGGTCCAGGCGAGGCCGGCGATCACGAGGCCGCCGCCGATCACGCTCATTCGCGCGCGGCTGTACTCGGGCGCGCCAAGGTCGATGTCCGGCATCCACGTCCGGACACGGGCGGGCCGAGGTTGACGGCCGTCATGTCCGGCGGCGGTGGGCAGTTCCGGCGCCGCCCCGGGAAACGCGCCCTGAACCGGTGGGGTAAGCACCGGCAGATCCTCGGGCCAGACGGGCCGGGGACGTTCGGGGAGGCTGGGGGCATGGGCCGCCTGGGGCGCGGTGGGGGTTCGGGCTCCGGCCTGCGGCGGTTCTGTGGGCGCGTCGGGCCCTGTTGCGAGGCCCTGCGGCGCTGGCTGAAGGGCGGCCAGGTGCCGCAGGGCCTCGTCGAGTTTGCGCTCCAGGCGGGCCGCGCGGTGCAGCACAATGACCAGCAGCGCGCCCAGCAGCAAGTCGAAGAGCAGGGGCATGCGGGCAGCATAGTGGAGCCCCGCCGGGCGCGCCGGCTCACCTGACCAGCAGCCCACGTCCGGGAAGGCCGGGACGACCCGGCCTGGGGTGCCTCCGGGCGCATGCGGAGCACGCACCGGCGGGGAGCCTCCCAGGGGATTGCGCCGATGCTCCCCACAACGGGCCCGACCTGCCACCCCTGAACGTCTGCAAGCCCAGCGCGCGCGGAGGAACTCGCCCCTCTTCCGCCTGAGGGGAGAGAGCAGGCCACCGCCTGTGCCAGGGATGTCCGTCGGGGGAGCGCCGGGCTGAAGTCGGCGGTGTGCGCTGGCTCAAAGGTGGCCACCACGGGGCCCAGCGGGGTGGCCACCCGGTCAGTCCGGTGGAGCGGACGCTCCAGGAAAGTGCGGCTGGCGCTGCGAAGGCCGGGCCTCCTGGCGAGCTTCGCAGCTGGGCCTCCTCAGCAATCACGAGGCGCAAGCCGATACTGTGCGCCGCCGGGGTGCCGCCCTGGGGTGAGACCCCCTGCGCGGAGCCCTCCCGGTCTCGGCCCGGTCTCGTTGGGCCCTGGTGGATAACGCGCCAGGGAGGTCCAGCAGGTCCTGCCGCGGCTCAGGTGGAGCGCACCGCCGCGGACACTGCCCAGAGAGACGGGTGTGGAAGCATGGACATCGCGGCGCTGGTCGACGGCGTGGGCCGGACATTGACGGCCGCCGGGCGACTGGGCCGTCTCTCCGTCCAGGTGGCACTCACCAGGTGCGGTAGAAGGTGATCTTGATCTGGTAGGTGTTGTCTGCCGCGCGCATCGGCAGGTCCCGGTATGGGTACGAGACCGCGCCGGGGTTGTCGCGGAAGTACCGGGCGATGGCGGAGACGTTGATGTTCTCGCTCACGCTGCCGAGGAAATCGTTGCCATTGCCGATGGTCGCGTCGTAATCCGTGAAGGACGCCTCGAACTTCGCGTACTGGTCGGTGGTCATGTCGGCGTCCAGCGTGAACGGTGAGGCGCCGCGGTTGTAGATGTACCGGGAGTCTTCCGGGTAGAAGTACGCGGTGGTGCCCTTGTTCAGCTCGTAGGGGTCCTCAGTGCCGCGCCGCCAGAGCTGGGTGCCGTTCACGTGCATGGTGCCGTACACGTCGTCGTACGTGTTGTCGTCGGTGTCCTGCGCGTACACCTGCACCTTCAGGTACAGCTTCATGCTGGCGAGATTGCAGGTGGTTTCGGCGTACTCGCCAGCCCGCAGGTCGGCGGCCTTGGTGCCGTCCGCGAGGTTGATCACTGTGAAGCTGATCGGCTGGAAGGTGGTGGGGTTGGTGGTCTTCGCGAAGTAGCTGGCCAGCTGCTGCGTGCGGATCAGGGAGATCACGGCGTCTTCATCGCCGCCGACGGCGTACACGTCGAAAGTGGAGTCCGCGAGGACTTTGCTGGTGTTCACTTTCAGGCTGGCGTCCCCGCCGGCCACGGCGCCCTCGTACGCGGCTTTCAGGGCGAACTGCATTTCGGCCGCGGAGTAGTTGCTTTCCATGCTGACGAACAGGAGCCGGCCGTACGTGATGGAGTTGACCAGCACGGGCGGGTTGCCTGGACCCCACTGCCGGGTCTTCTCGAGTTCCGCCGCGCCTTCCACGCTCAGGTCACGGAACAGCCCCGCGGCGGGCACGCTGTTCAGCGCGACGTTCTCCGTGAACGCTTCCTGCATGAACACAGCCGTCACGCGGTTGCGGGCGGTGGTGGTGCTCGACTGGAACTCACCGGACACCCGGGCGGTGAGGTAATGGGCGTTCAGGCCAAGCTTCAGGGCGCTGGTCTCGAAGGATTTCTCCTCGGTGATCTTGTAGGACACCGTGGAGCCCAGAGCGGTGCCCTGCATGCCCTGCCGGATGTTGGCGAGGGCCACGTTGTACGCCGACTGGTTGGGCTGGATGGTCTGTGAGGCGAGGGCCACCGGCGCAGCGGACGTGATCTGCAGCGGCGTGCGCTTGTCTTCGGGGACGTACGCCGCCCGCAGGCCGCCGATGCCGTCTTTGAGTGACTTTGCCTGCAGCAGGGAGCCCAGCCACAGCTTGTCCTGGTCGTATCCGGACGCGGCGAACCGTTCCGGGGCGGACTGCATGCTCACCTTCCGGGTGGTGCAGGCGAGCGGATCGCCGCCTGACCCGGGGACGGCGCTGGTGCCGGCGAAGACGGGTTCCCCGTTGGTCGGGCCGGTGGGCCTGGTGAGGGGGCTGCTGCGCTGCAGGTTCCGGAAGTACGTAACGAGGTCGGCCGGGAGGATCACGCCAGGGCGCACCTGGGGCGGCTGGACGCCGGGGTTGGGCACGACCGGTACGGTGGGCACGCCCGGCCGGACCGGGTTCACCGGTTGAATGGGGACGGGTCCCTGGGCGAGGGCGGTGGAGCACAGCAGGGTGAGGGTCAGGGCGCGGCGTACGTTCATGACGGAACCTCCTGGACGTGCAGTGGGCGGGGGCCGTGGCTGGCCCGTGGCGCGTGCAGGACGGGGGCTACCCTGCGCTCAGAGGAGTTCGCCTGCCTGCCGGGCCTTGCGGCGGTCGCGCACGACCTGTTCGAGGTACCCGAATGCCCCCAGCAGGGAAGCGAACTGGTGCGTGCTGAGGTCGGCGTGGTCCTGTACCAGCACGTGGTCGCGCCGCACGGCGACGGTAAACCGGTCGAGGGTGAGGTCGGGGGGACTGCCCGGGTCACTCATACCCGGAGGGTAGGCGGCGCGGCGTTGCGGGGCCGTTACACGCGGGGGTGAATGTCACTAGAGTAAGTCATGCAGCTGTGCCTGACCCGAGCGCCCAGGCCGGGGGAGCCGACCGCCCCCCTGCTTCTGGGGGTCCTTGCCCTGCAGGGCCCGGTCTCGCGGGCCGCCCTGGCAGACCTGCTCTGGCCGGACTCCCCGCACGCCCGGTCGAACCTGCGGGTGGAACTGCACCGCTTGAAACGGGGGGCGTTCGCCGGGCACGTCGACGCGGACCCGGACCGGCTGGCGCTGTGCAGCGCCGTTCAGGTGGACGTGCACGAGGCCCGGGCACGGGCGCTTGCCGGGGACTTTGTGGGCGCCGTGGAGCGGGTGGGTGCGGCGCTGCTGCCGTGGGTGACGGGCAGCGTCCCGGCCGAGGAGTGGCTCGGCAGGGAGCGCGCCCGCTGGGAGGCGGAGTACCTGCGCTGGCTGGGCGAGGCGTTAAGCCTGGCCGAGCGGCAGGGGCAGCACGCGCAGGCGCGCGCGCTGGCGGAGGCGTGGCTGACCGTGGATCCCCTCTCGGAGGACGCCCACGCCCGGGCGCTCCGCGCGTGCGTGCTGCTGGGGGACGCCAGCGCGGCGCGGCGCGCGTACCGCGGGTGTGAACGCATGACCCGCGCCGAGTTCGGGCGTGCGCCCCGGCCCGACACCCGCGCGTGGCTGTCGCAACTCACGGACGCGGGTGCGGCGCCTGTCCCGGCGGCCCTGCCGAGGCTGCCGCTGGTCGGCCGGGAGCAACTGTTCCGGGACCTGCTGCGCCCGGGCGCGTGGCTGCTGCTCGGCGACCCGGGGGTGGGCAAGACGCGCCTGGCCGTGGAGGTCGCCCGGCAGCTGGGCGCCTCGCTGCTGGTGTCCGGCGCCATGACCGGCGCGCCGCTCGCGGCCCTGCTGCTTACCCTGGAGGAAGTCGGGGAGGTGGCGTACGGCGCGGCCGCCCGGCGGGCCCTGGCACAGCTGCGGCGGGAACAGGAGGAACCGGACTTCACCCCGTCGGTGCGTGAAGCGTTGTACGCCGGGCTCGCGCAGGCCCTCCAGGACGCCCTGGCGGGACGGAACGTCCTGCTGGTCGACGATCTGCATGACCTGGACCCGGCCACGCTGGAGGTGCTGGGACGGTTCCTGCACCTCAACGCGCAGCGCCCGCCCGCGCAGCAGGTCAAGGTCGTGGCGACGGCCCGCACGTTCGAACTGCAGCGCGGCCGTGCGGGGGCCTGGGTGGCTGAGCAGCGCGCCCGGGGCACCCTGCACCGCGCGGAGGTGCCGCCTCTGGGGCAGATCGACATTCTGAACCTGGTGCACTTCCTCAGCCGTCAGGGGCAGGGGGGCGCGCAGTTCGCCGCGCGGCTGCACGAATGCTCGGGCGGCAATCCGCTGTTCTTCCAGGAGATCCTGCGGGCCCTGCTGGCCAGCGGCGACCTGGCCCGCACAGACGGGAACGCCTGGCTGGTGCGGTTCGACGCGGACGGCGGGTACGGGCACCTCGCGGCGCCCAGCAGCGTGTCCGAGGCGGTTCTGGCCCGGGCGGCCCTGCTGCCTGGCCCCGCCCGGCACTGCCTGAACGTGCTGTGCCTGCAGACCCGGCCGATTTCCGCCGCGGCATTGGCCGGCGCGAGTCACCTCAGTGAGTGGGCGGTGCTGCAGCACACCGCGCTGCTCAAGGCGAGCGGCTTCGCCCATGAAATTGCCGGCGGGTACGTTCTGCGGCACAACCTGCAGCGTCAGGCGCTGCGCGGCGCGCTGTCCGAGCAGGAGGCGCAGGTGCTGCACGCCGAACTCGCCGCGGCGCTGCATGCCACGGGCGCGCCCCTGCAGGACGTGGCCCTGTGCTACGAGGCCGGGGGCCGCGCCCGTCAGGCCGCGCAGGCGTGGGTGAAGGTCGCAGAGGCGGCCCGCAGCGCGCTGGCCCCCGCCGAAGCGACCCGGGCTTTCGAGCGCGCCCTGACGCTCGGTCTGGACGACCCGCAGGACTGGACAGTCATGACGGCCCTGTACGATCTGCACGTGATGAGCGGGGGGGCCGCCGACGCCCGCGGCGTGCTTCCGCGCCTGCGCGCCCGGGTGGGCGGCAGCCTGCACCGGCAGGCCGAACTGAACCTGCGCGAAGCGCAGCTGCACCTCATGGACGCCGCCTACCCGGACACCCTGGCCCTGACGGAGGGTGTGCTTGACCTGCCGGAGATCACGCCGTCCCTGCGGGCCCGGGCGCTGCACCTGCGGGGCATGGCGCGGGTCAAAGTCGGGCAGTTCGACCTTGCGCGCGCCGACCTGCTCGCCGCGCGCGAGGTTGATCCCCTCGACCACACCCGCCGGGCCTTCGAAGCGTCACTCACGCTCGTGAGCCTCGCCATCGCCCGCGGCGCGCACGCCGACGGGCTGGCCGAGAGCGAGCACCTGCGCCGCGTGGCGACCGTCCTGGGCGGCCCGGAACGGCTCCTCCAGACGGAGCATGCCTGCGGTACGCTGGCGGCCGTGATGGGTGACGAGACCCGCGCCCGCACCCACCTGGAAGCGGCGGCGCACCTTGCCGAGCAGCACCACCTCGACGCGCTGGGCGCCCCGGCCCGCGCGAACCTGGCAGGCCTGATGCTCGCCTCGAGCGGGTACACCCGGGCCCTGGCTCTGTACGAGGCGGCCATGCCCTACCTGCCGCCGCAGGCCCAGCCGGCCGCGCAGGCGAACATGGGCACGGCCCTCGTGCTCGCCGGAGAGCT is a window of Deinococcus taeanensis DNA encoding:
- a CDS encoding DUF2087 domain-containing protein; translation: MLGVQPDLRPFQETIQALVADQPSPDLAAVRLQAWLQPRHQAFRDHHLALSLLKVATVHEEARVFLGNPNALLYTAMLDVLEKHEAEVRTLRRYLSGEGQVRIWTRKTRALEALLPYLAKLFEGQRTYTEAEVTHVLQPWLAAGDVAEVRRTLIEYRWLARTPNGAAYWRVDREARPGASW
- a CDS encoding BTAD domain-containing putative transcriptional regulator, giving the protein MQLCLTRAPRPGEPTAPLLLGVLALQGPVSRAALADLLWPDSPHARSNLRVELHRLKRGAFAGHVDADPDRLALCSAVQVDVHEARARALAGDFVGAVERVGAALLPWVTGSVPAEEWLGRERARWEAEYLRWLGEALSLAERQGQHAQARALAEAWLTVDPLSEDAHARALRACVLLGDASAARRAYRGCERMTRAEFGRAPRPDTRAWLSQLTDAGAAPVPAALPRLPLVGREQLFRDLLRPGAWLLLGDPGVGKTRLAVEVARQLGASLLVSGAMTGAPLAALLLTLEEVGEVAYGAAARRALAQLRREQEEPDFTPSVREALYAGLAQALQDALAGRNVLLVDDLHDLDPATLEVLGRFLHLNAQRPPAQQVKVVATARTFELQRGRAGAWVAEQRARGTLHRAEVPPLGQIDILNLVHFLSRQGQGGAQFAARLHECSGGNPLFFQEILRALLASGDLARTDGNAWLVRFDADGGYGHLAAPSSVSEAVLARAALLPGPARHCLNVLCLQTRPISAAALAGASHLSEWAVLQHTALLKASGFAHEIAGGYVLRHNLQRQALRGALSEQEAQVLHAELAAALHATGAPLQDVALCYEAGGRARQAAQAWVKVAEAARSALAPAEATRAFERALTLGLDDPQDWTVMTALYDLHVMSGGAADARGVLPRLRARVGGSLHRQAELNLREAQLHLMDAAYPDTLALTEGVLDLPEITPSLRARALHLRGMARVKVGQFDLARADLLAAREVDPLDHTRRAFEASLTLVSLAIARGAHADGLAESEHLRRVATVLGGPERLLQTEHACGTLAAVMGDETRARTHLEAAAHLAEQHHLDALGAPARANLAGLMLASSGYTRALALYEAAMPYLPPQAQPAAQANMGTALVLAGELGRGLHLLESAVATARDRGEVAVAARRQLRLTEARLRCGHLPTLEELGQLQREIVTLGLDDLHHQLTCVRVEAGLLRCGAPGEAHLDALTPNDDERERHAWVVGLGRLLAGDHQGVQDLLNEPLPSTRLAALLTAVTPGRTHPPRVTIEEEVPALDALLLAHVRASQGDPHAQLDRDARLGRLTAAWPGQGGALERLLSRIPVLPPGPAR
- a CDS encoding thiol-activated cytolysin family protein; amino-acid sequence: MNVRRALTLTLLCSTALAQGPVPIQPVNPVRPGVPTVPVVPNPGVQPPQVRPGVILPADLVTYFRNLQRSSPLTRPTGPTNGEPVFAGTSAVPGSGGDPLACTTRKVSMQSAPERFAASGYDQDKLWLGSLLQAKSLKDGIGGLRAAYVPEDKRTPLQITSAAPVALASQTIQPNQSAYNVALANIRQGMQGTALGSTVSYKITEEKSFETSALKLGLNAHYLTARVSGEFQSSTTTARNRVTAVFMQEAFTENVALNSVPAAGLFRDLSVEGAAELEKTRQWGPGNPPVLVNSITYGRLLFVSMESNYSAAEMQFALKAAYEGAVAGGDASLKVNTSKVLADSTFDVYAVGGDEDAVISLIRTQQLASYFAKTTNPTTFQPISFTVINLADGTKAADLRAGEYAETTCNLASMKLYLKVQVYAQDTDDNTYDDVYGTMHVNGTQLWRRGTEDPYELNKGTTAYFYPEDSRYIYNRGASPFTLDADMTTDQYAKFEASFTDYDATIGNGNDFLGSVSENINVSAIARYFRDNPGAVSYPYRDLPMRAADNTYQIKITFYRTW
- a CDS encoding ATP-grasp domain-containing protein; the encoded protein is MHEGLKAYCIPSASDVGAATQVVGTFLPCQGEGLRGIVVLRAFGPFAALTTQCRSRRLLTRKNRLFFVDRWVGSTGRKATLRTPRCHLSLPEETGQQVDRRLFTMAIAQREGSEWRSVNLGDDQVAGPPERAEGSGASVTRSRLAGP
- a CDS encoding GNAT family N-acetyltransferase encodes the protein MGEQDVPRNPTTSSTPLDLQAFREVVRREEVVFVVRRGEALVALTRLTLPRGKGLQEAGAVSNDLTTTHAAHRARGLATLVKAHALRWAQHEGYVRAGTGGTVLNLPMLRVNTRLGYRTEPMWVTWERRLD